GGGTGTTGAGTGTAATTtatcctaaaaataaaaataaaaaaaagggaaaaggaaagaaagaagaaagggtgTAACATAGCAAGGGATGAATCAGGTTTTCTTTACCTTCAATTCCAAATCAAGTTTTCCAGACAAAGCTAACAAGAAAATGGTCTTTCCTGCCCCTGGTGGCCCTAAAAGCAGAGTCATCCTACAACACATTTTCACATATAATATACGGGATAAAAAATTATCAcgagaataataataacaataacatatcaagtcttaatcTTATTAAATAGGGTtgactacataaattctaacctgcaactcatttcatttctatttatagccatatcataaaaaaaatcccatgacactgcaaaagaaattagcCCCAAACATCCATCCATTTCATTGGGGCTTGATCTTACCTGCCAGGCTTGATAATTCCATTGGCATCATGAAGAATTGAAAACCTTCTCTTCTTGGTCGGAAGAATGTGGAGATAACCCTTTAAAGCAAGAGGACAGTGCACATTAgtatagagaaaattaaaatattagatacaatatatatatatatatatatatatatattagataccTCAAGGAAATTAAGAAGAGAGTTGGGGACTGTGGGTAAGCCTCTCCTACCCAGGTAGACCTGGGCATCAACATTCAAATTCCGAAATCTAACTTCAATTGTTGGCATATCAAGAGAGGCTCTGCAGATTTTAGAACAAAACACATTAGTCAATCTGTGGTGCTATGATCCAAACTCAAAACAGTAAAACAAAAAAGGGCAAAAATGAATGCAGTCATATGAATAAAAAGGGTGTAAAACAAAAAAGGGCAAAAATGAATGCAATCATATGAATAAAAAGGGTACTTAAAACAGTTATAAACACACAAAACAAAGAACTAAACAGCCAAGAACACCTCTCAATACTCTGTTTCCCCACTCGATCCCCATATTGATTATGTTCTTCTTCTCCTCGAACAATGCTGCCTCCCGATACGTCTATCGCCACCGCTCTGTGACTCTCAGACTCCATCAAATTCGGTCGCGGAGAACAAAAAGCACGGAAAAGGCGAAAACCACAAAGCTCTACCATCGACTTATATAATAACTCCAAACTTATCCAGATGTGGTAAGTGAAGCTGTACAGCGGAAACAGACGGTTCATCCATGGAATTCTTTACAGGTGCATTGAACTGCATTCAGCTTGACAAATGTCGGCAATAGCCACATAATGATGAAACCGTAACCGGCAGGTGTTTCCATATTTTGGGTATCGGAGGAGGGAAAGTACTTGCAGTGCAGCATCGCAGCGTATCGTAGCTCATCAGAGAAATTGGGGAAACGGTCGCACCTCTTCTGAGCAGAAGAACAGTTCCAATTTCCCACTTCGTTCCATTGAGGTGCATGCATAGAACATTGGTCTCTTCCGTCAGTTCTCTTGACTTCTTTCCCGTTGTTTCCATTTATATAATCAAAAACACGTCGAGAAGAGATTTTCAAAATGCCTTGTTTCCACTTATTTACtttctataaaataataataataataataatatttttttagataaaatatttaaatccaTAATGTCAAATAACACTTTTTCacaaattatcaattatttttaaaaattataaacacttataattttttactaagtaattaataatttaaaaaatattattaattcctTAAATAAGTGTTGTTAATGATATTTAGCATAATATTATTGTATTCAAATAACTTAGCTAAATAAAGGATATTCTTTTTGAATGTTGGTATTGACGATCAAAATATTAGGCCGAATGAACAAATTGTAcccttttattcttattttctaaCAATCATTGTGATTATTAATTAGTGTAAGGATAAAATAGATAATTTGCATATTTagtataatatttgttaatgtatatttaatttaggTCCATTGTGCATTCAAGAGATTGAGATAATATgagatattaggttcgattctaccTCCACGCGGGATCGTGCAATCGATTGTGTCTATCTAAGGAGTCAACCCCTTAAGTTTTGGTTCATGACGAACTTGTTCATTTATCTAAAGTTGTAGAACAGATAGACCGTGAGTTTTATAAAGGGTGAGATAGATCCAACCAAATGTTTATTGTGATCGAGAAATCCTTCGAGtttttcataatataaaaaaataatattttagtaaataaaactttaatttattaatagaaccgataatttaatttagaggtttcaagttcaaattttgaatgTTATATAAAACttattattagttttaataaatttatatatgttgtgtttaaagtgattaataaatttatatacttgtatttatgagaaaaacatgtatcattttacaaaattagaatGCTGTGAAAATCCTTTAGGGGCAAAAGAAATTCTCAGAATTCCAAAATTAGAATTAGACAAAGGGaacaaataaaacccttttgtttctttaatAATTTCTAGGTGGGTTATTTGGGCTTTACGAAATAAACAAAAGTGGCCTAAGAACCTAATTTATGGTATTTCATGAGACAAATCAATGTTGTTTCTTGTTCTCTTTTTATTCCGAATATTCCACTCAATTTCTGACCTTTTCTTccatttaaattattgaaaattacatgcatatatatatatatatatatatatggttctTTGGCACAACAAATTGTGCCCTTACAAGTCTATTTATAATAAGATATTTGAGGAGCatgaaacatatataataaatgcattGTGATTTGTGCATCATAATCTCATAAGCAAAACATTCATGGGTGATGTCTACATgagattataaaatttttccttttcaaaagttgttaaagaaattttatattgtATTTGAGAAGAATTTATAGGCTAACTATTAACTACTTGACACAGTACTCTTCTTTTATCTGAAGGAGAGTGTCTTTTCTAACAATAGATATTAATGAGGGATATCACTTCACAttataaaatgaataattaaaaattccATAAATTGTAGCATCATCTtgttctttagttttttttttttttttgggtgctaaatttgtgggtttttttttttgtttcaagtaCACCATTTGTGTGGTTAATGGAGCCTAATGATCCCTGATTATATTGCAGATTGGTTTTCTGTCAAGCCCAAAAGCCTATTGGGCTTATATAATTTGGGCTGGCCATGTCATTTTGTTTTCATTGCTTTTCGGTTTGTACAAGCTTTTCTATATTGGCATTTCAAGATATGGGCCTTATGCCCAAATCATCACTGTCCCTCAACAGCTTGAGCATTTTTAGTTGGGCCCTTCGGCCCACCATTCCGGCAAATCGGTCTGTGTTTGGATGGAGTGGTTTTTTTGTCGAGTTCCATTTctgagaaaaattaaatttgattattactttctatttttaaaattgttgaagaaaatatttattttattttattgatccCCACCATATTGGtgcattttcttatctttttttttttattttagataactaaataatcttccaaaaataaaaataaaaataaaaagtaggTTCACAATagcataattaaaataaaaatctcaaattatttgCTAATCTTGAAGTATTTGTTCATcctgtaatttattttgaataaataacattttgatgtttgaactttataatttataaataaatagctTTCTATAGCCATCTAACAATCTCATCTCAACTGATCACGTGATTCTATCTAGACTATTCTCCTAACAcataatatctatatataatgaCAATATCTAATGAGTAAAGTACgtcatttattacactttaattgCACAACTATAGCATTTTTTTCAAGTATAATGATTGATTTGAGTATCAAATAATTTGTCATGAAACGAGACTTtgcccttttttattttttctcctcttaTGAGAGTATCTCAGACATGTTCAAGTCCTAAAGTTACCATGTTAATAAAGGATTTGAATACTACACAAAGAGAATATGAGCAAATAGTGAATTCAACGGTGATCAACCCTTCAACCCTTATCAACgggacaaaaataaaagaagtatttaattaacccaaatctaATCTATTatcttcaaaataattattgataaatatagtctttaatataaaatgtcacTACAAATATCAAATTGGAATGTAGATTTaagattttcaatttaattttggtGCTAAAGCATACAACAACATTTTTCTCAACTTCAAATGttgtatttctttaattttaattaatatatatttattttattttataaaactaCATCCCGATTCACCCACTACTTAATTTTGACTTACCACTAAACCGTGAATCTCTCcgctctcttttttttttttttttccaatttggtAATGATTTAATCATAATGTTAGATTAAACGTAAAGAAAGTTGGCGTAattaaattactaattaatcttaatataCCTAACTCTGGTGGTGATGATCAATTATGAAAGCAATACTAGCCACCAATAATTATGTAGCCTAAGCACGAAACAGCTACAATTGCCATTCATCTCTCCATCCTCATTAAATACTTTATCACTAATTAAGAGGATTAAAGATTAGGATAATTATCTACCTGCTCATAAACAATTAACAATTGCCAACCATTAATGTAACCAACTCTTctccatttaataattaaaatatatagatacatatacCCACACGTATACCCAATTTTGATCaaacattattttaattctattatttaatttcttttaaaattatctaAGTTCTTATGTTAGTAATATACGATTCTGCAAATAATTGTACCACTCCCAGAAGATGTGATCCTATTGGGATTTGGCAAGTACAGATGGGGTCActcttatattataaaaatgGATTCGATTATGTAAATTATTGATAAGATCaatatattagtttttttttttcattttttttctatttgtggccctatgaataaaaaattaggtGACATGATTAGGAGAATTCATCCGATTTAAATTGGATTGAATTTGATCGAGAAtcgaaatttttaaaaagtttaaacaaaaaaataataactaaatataatatttaatttaataacataCAATTGGTCTAGTCGATTTTTAGTCTTGGATCATCAGATTGGACCAATGATCGGGTCGTGCCTTTAGGAGGATCGAGAATTGGGTTGCTTAGAGGTTGGTTCGAATTGATATTTGAATACCTCTAGATATGAAAGCAAAAATTATtgtcataataaataatattaagaggCGAATGGATTAATGATGCTACCATTAAAATCCACTATCTAGTAATGTCGGTTTATTTATGGTCCTGAAATACAGTTAGGCTAAGTAGTGTTTCATATTAATAGCTAAAAAGTTATTAAGTCTAACTTAATAAGTTGGATTAGAACTAGTTTAATCTCGTCCACACACCAAAATTACTTAATATGTGACATATCCTAaggaaaagaacaaaagaaaagaagaccTAAACATGTAAGGGAGTGTGATGCATTAATTAAAAACTTCAATATGTTTAAGTGGATGTGTTTCATTGGTCTATTCATTGTCTCAATTGCTGCAATGCAATTTACTTACTTAATGTAATTTGGTCAGATTGGATGGAAATGAAATTAAAGGTATGCCATTAATAGGCTCGACCTACTTACCACACAGGCTGTCATTTGAGGCCCTCTAAATAGATAGGCAGTAATTTGTGCTGCTTAAAGCATGAGATATCAAGTCAACAACAACATTACAAACgtcaaatgaaataaatttaaatcacacacacacatatatatatatatatattatatgatatgatatgagaAAAGCCCTAACAGCCCATGTGAGGGTAGTGCAATTTGGGCCCATTTCCATCCAATAACTACAATATATCCATTAATGGGGTTATAACTTTTTAGTTTCGGACCCCACCAATTCCTAAGACTAGAAAGTGACAAGTGGCAGCCCCTCCTTTCTAGCTTCTAGATATCTACCAACAAGGTCCCCTAATTCAATGAAAttgtcactttattattttgggatttatttgattttgttgaCAGTTTTTATGTGCTTGTTTTTAATACTTTTAGTTAGAAAAATAACCCATTGTTTCATTTTTGCTGTCACCttcaaagatttgaaaaattgaaaatataaaatgtagTTTGATAAATCTATTTATGTTAATTATCCTATTTCATATGAATTCTTTCCTCACATCATGGCTGAatggaagggaagggaagggaagggatgGGGCTAATTACCATATACGTGACATGATGTGCATTAGATGCATGCGTCTACAAATACATCATATACATGCACATTGGCATGTAAggtcatgttatatatatttcacaAAAATGATCATCATTGTGATTTATtagtatatacatatacacagaTGTGTATGTATGATGTAATTGGCATGTTATTGTTGATCATTACTGGTAATTATACACTACACAAACAGGCCCCATATACTTGTCCTTCTCGCCACTGGCTTTTCTTGACTTAGCCCATATTGTAGATGACAACATTCATTTCTCTGCAAAATCGTGCAGCCTGCTGCTTTCTTTAGGTTTGGCGCCGGGCCCAGTTCTCATGTTGCCATTAAAACAAAGCATGTATTAAGTATTAAACACTAACAATATCGATATTAACAGGTATTTTATACAACACAAAACATAAATACATTATGTACAGTATATTCCTCACATAATATAGAACAACTTTGGATACTGACACTTTTAGTTTTAAATACCCTAAAATTTTCCCAAACTTAGTGTTGTGGGTGTGGCATTTGGCTTCTCTGAGTGAGAATCTTCCCATTAAGATAGTAAGATGCCCATCCAATCAAGCCATCCATATGTGACAATTTCAGTCTTTAATCTAAATTTAGGACATTAGATTAACATATGTATATTCAAATCGACAGGTCAAAATCAATTCAGattttttggggaaaaaaaatcatttaattgTGAGTGTTTCAGTTTGCTGGGTGGTAGGCCGGCCTATTGCAGGGACTGCTATGTCTTGCTCATAGAAAATCAGTGCAGTCTACCCCCCTccaccttaaaaaaaaaaaaaaaaaatgaagtgtCGGTGGAAGTTTCAAAGTTATGATAGTACtagaagtaattttttttttttactatttagatgGGGAATAAGATGGCTTCCCATTAGCTCAATCATGTTTAATGATAAATACGCTTTGTATTATTAAAGAGAACTAGATAGGACCGGTTGgcttaattgaaaaaattaggaACTATTGGATGGAACCCATTTGCTTAAAAGCCAAAAATTGGTAAAGAAGTAGAAAAAACCTGAGTGGGAACTGATGGATGAATTGGGTTAAGAGGTGTGGACAAAAAAGTTGGAAGTTATTAATAATGGAAAGTAGACAATGTTGTGGGAAGGTTGAATTAGCAATTGAACTGGGTTTTCATTTCCCAGACCAACCTGGAACTGGAAACGAATTCTTGAATTAGAAAATGACATGTTAACGCAGAAATTCAAGGTCCCCCAGGCAGTTATGGGCTGTCAGCTCCACATGCAATGTTAGGAAAAATACAACATCATCCATGGATAGCACTGAATTTCTTGCTGTGAGGAgcagggatatatatatatatatatatctagatcGTTGCGGAAATTTATCAAACACCTTGCATGCGATCAACCCCCTTTTTCCATTCTAGAGAAAGCAACCCAAGTTGTACCTTGACATGGCCTTGAAGGGGCATCGCACTCGGCTTCCCTACAGGCAAGGGATTAATGAATACCACAAGGGGAACTTCAAGGCCACTCTGGCCTTCCGGGACcaaactaaatttgaattacGAAGGGATAATTTTATTATGGTCCAAAGGAATAGAATATGTATTTTGAAGGAATCAAAGACCAAAAAGATAACAGGAATCAGGTGTTGGGGTTCCAAAGGGTACATTCTGTAGAAAAATGCGATTGGTGAGAAGGAATGAATAGTATAAAGGAGCTCTTGAAAGTTGAAAtgagcatatatttttcaaaagaagcTGGTCCACTCTAGTGACAATCAGATTCACCTCTAATCTCACCTtctattacttttatttttttaactttttcccATGGGCTTCAAAaagatttctctctctctctctctctcatggtgAAACTCCCACATTCCAAGGGCGAAGTGTCAACTTCAAGGAAACAGGGGCTTGAATTTGAACGACGTTCAAATCCCAATTGGATTCAAATTCATCTTTTTAAAGCCAAGATCTAGTTTTGGGTTGAACGCAACAGCCTCAATAGGAACTTGATCTGGCCATTCAAGAAAACAGGCCTGAGGATGGTAGGCCTAAATGTCACCatttgaaaataagatgagaTTTCAAATATTGCATTATACTGGAAATTTGATAAATGTCAAGATCAATCATCGACCCATATGGGCACCCCCCACCACAGCGATGAGAATTGTTTCAACATGTTACAGCCTCAAATTCGTATCCATTACCATCAATGGTTTTCAGTGGTTCTTCATGCCAAGTGACTGAAATAATAGTTCGATTCATACTTTTTGAAGTTATAAAGCGAAAATCTTTTAGTTTCCTTGAGATTTTGGCTTGGCACAAATCCAGTAGTGATCATCAGCCAAATCCAACAAGGACAACACAGAAATGGGTATATTTTATCAATTGGATTTCTACGAATCCATCTCGtcattgaagaagaagaagaagaagaagaagaagaagaacagagatATATAATGAACTGAACTTGGAAATCAATACAAGTAAACAATAATGTTCATCATTGTAGTATAAATAAATTGGAAAGctaaagaaggaagaaggaaagaaaagtaTGATATAGAAAGAGATAATAACAATGAACCCACAAACCAGAAGCGGTAGCAGAAGCAATGCTACCATCTCCTGACCTCAGATTATGGTCTCTATACATAAAACTTGTCTGCAAGCCTACTGTTTTTTCTCTGCCAATTTATTTCACAACTCAAATTACCCCCATaacaattcaaataaatatggagcgaGACTTTCTCCTCTTACCTCCTCTCTCTAATTCAAATTACCCTTTTTTTCTCTGTATcttcagcagcagcagcaacaagaACAATTGAAATGGTTTCCAATTGATTGAGCTTTTTTCTTGTTGGGCAACAGGAATGCCAGGAGAAGAACTAAATGGTGGTGAGGCAGTAGAAGCAATGACTCCAAATGTAACTGATAATTCTTGcgtgctgtttttttttttgaggacAGGTTAGAGGAAAATTCTCAAAAGAATCAATAGAAAGGTGGTGGCGGAGGAGATGCGTATGAAATCCCGAAGATCGGTGGCAATGGCCCCGAATAGGTCGGAGCCGGTGGGGGCGGGCTTCCATAGATAATTGGCGGTGGCTGTGTTGGAGCCGGTGGGGGCGGGCTTCCATAGATAATTGGCGGTGGCTGTGTTGGAGCCGGTGGCGGGTGCTCACAAGGCAACGGAGGTGGAGGTGGCGACGGCGATGGCGGAGGTGGAGACTGGTAGTGAATTGGCGGCGGGGAATATTGAATTGGTGGTGACGGCGATGGAGGAGGTGGAGAATTGTAGTGAACTGGCGGTGGTGGGGAAGCATACACCAGAGGAGGTGGTGGAGGCGAATTATAGATGACTGGTGGAGGGGAGGGTGATGGAGGCGGCAAATAGTGAACTGGCGGCGGAGGTGGTGGTGATGGCGGTGGTGGGGAGTACTCTACACACGGTGGCGGGGAAGGTGGAGGTGGTGGCGGTTCTATACAAGGTAGTGGAGATGGAGGTGGCGGTGAGTGAGTTGGGGGAGGCGGAGAATGGGCTGGTGGAGGCGGTGATGAGTAGACATAAACAGGTGGTGGCGGTGGAGAATGTGGGGGAGGCGGTGGCGGCGAAGGGCTTGGTGGAGGAGGTGAATTATAGTAATAGGGAGCAGGGGGAGGTGGAGAATACAAGGGAGGAGGTGGAGGTGGCGAGTTTGGTGGCGGTGGTGGTGGCGAGCGAATGCAATAGGGCGGAGATGGTGACGGAAGTGGTGGAGGCGGCGACGGCGGAGGTGGAGACATAACAGGTGGCGGaggagatggtggtggaggaGACGGTGGAGGGGGAGACATAAcaggcggcggcggcgacggTGGAGGTGGGGAAGGCGGAGGTGGTGGCGAAGAGTAAACTGGTGGCGGCGGAGGAGGTGAGTAAACAGGCGGAGGTGGTGAAGAGGGAGGAGGCGGTGGGGGCGAAGGTGGCGGCGGTGGAGGAGAAAACACCGGCGCCGGGGGAGGCGTCGGTAAAACAACCGGGGGCGGAGGAGAAGGTGGAGGCGGCGGGGGTAGAGTCGGAACAAAAGGCTTACACTTAAATGCACTACAATCCACCATCGGCCTCTTCCGGCACTGAAGCGCCGACCTTTGCGCCGGACGGCCAGGCAAACAGTTCCGGCGATCGTCAAACTCCGGCAAGCGCAAGCACACCGGCGGTTCGCCGGTGAAGAAATTATACGAAAACGTAAAGTTTTCAAGTCTGGGAAGCTTACAAATACTTGCCGGAATAGTCCCCGTCAACAAATTATGCGCCACATTGAGCTGCTCCAAGCTCACCATCCCGCCGATCGTGTCCGGCAACGGCCCCATCAGCTCATTGAAACTCACATCAAAAACCGTCAAGTCCTTCAGCAGCCCAATCTCCGGCGGCAAGCACGACTTCAAACCGTTCTGCAAAAATATGATCTCGTTCAGCGTATCGGACATATTCCCCAAACTTGCAGGCAAGCAGCCGTGGAACTTGTTGTTCGCCAGAACGATCACCGACACCGGCGAGTTCCCAAAATTGTCCGGCAAGTCGAACTGGAACCGGTTGTGGTTGATGAAAATGGCGTCCAGATCCTTGTCGAAGAGCTCTCGCGGAACATTGCCTTCAAACTCGTTGAACCGGAGATCCAAGAACTTGAGAGTCGGTAATTCCAGAACAAGGTGAGGGAATTTTCCGGCGAACCTGTTGTTGCTGAGATCGAGCTCGAAGAGAATCTTCAGGTTCCGGAACTTCTTCGGGACCGTGCCGCAGAACCGGTTGGAGTTGATGTGGAACAATGCAAGATCAGTGAGCAACCCAAGCTCCTCCGGGAGGTAGCCAGCGATGTCTCCGTGGTTGAGATCGATGCCGGCGACGGTCAGGATTGACTGATTATCCGGCGCCGGAGCGCAGAACACGCCGGTGTAGTCACACACTCCAGATCCGACCCAATTGGCAGTGAGATTTTGCGGGTCGGAGAGAATCGCTTGCTTCCAGGCCTGGAGAGCAATGTACGCGTTCCGGAGCCGGGGATTTTGGAAAACCAGGGCCGGGTCGACCCTTACCCGCTCGCCCCGATCGCCGTTCTCGTCGATGTAGTACAGAAGTTGGCGTTTCTTGATGTAGCGAGCTTCGGCGTCGGAGAGGCGGCCATTGCCGACGAAATGGGAAGTTGCagaagagagaaggaaggaaagacaAGAAAGGAGAATAAAGAGAGATGGGCTGATagtcttcttcctcatctcACATGAGACATCTACACTGCTAGACGAAGCTCTTTGCTTTGGCCCCGCAGCAGCAATGGCTTCTCTGCGAGTGTCTTTGAGAATGTGGGAAGGAAAATGGGTGAGATCTGAGAGAGAGTTGAGGGGGCTGTTTggggagagagaaagtgagggtGGAGGAGGGTTTTTTCTAGGGATTTTGGGGCAGTGTGTTGgagatttagagagagagacaggGGGAGGGGAAATTCAATAAGACAGCTAAATCACAGCTCAAAGCCCACCAGATTCTCTCTCTTACTTTCTCCCTCTAAAGGCAGGACCTTTATTCTTTTGTATCAAACCGCTCCTATTCAACCCCCCGAGCTAAGGCTTGGCACAAAACtccaatttaaatttttttttttttttaaaaagctccaaattaatcattaattattaattattccccc
The sequence above is a segment of the Diospyros lotus cultivar Yz01 chromosome 7, ASM1463336v1, whole genome shotgun sequence genome. Coding sequences within it:
- the LOC127806049 gene encoding leucine-rich repeat extensin-like protein 4, producing the protein MRKKTISPSLFILLSCLSFLLSSATSHFVGNGRLSDAEARYIKKRQLLYYIDENGDRGERVRVDPALVFQNPRLRNAYIALQAWKQAILSDPQNLTANWVGSGVCDYTGVFCAPAPDNQSILTVAGIDLNHGDIAGYLPEELGLLTDLALFHINSNRFCGTVPKKFRNLKILFELDLSNNRFAGKFPHLVLELPTLKFLDLRFNEFEGNVPRELFDKDLDAIFINHNRFQFDLPDNFGNSPVSVIVLANNKFHGCLPASLGNMSDTLNEIIFLQNGLKSCLPPEIGLLKDLTVFDVSFNELMGPLPDTIGGMVSLEQLNVAHNLLTGTIPASICKLPRLENFTFSYNFFTGEPPVCLRLPEFDDRRNCLPGRPAQRSALQCRKRPMVDCSAFKCKPFVPTLPPPPPPSPPPPVVLPTPPPAPVFSPPPPPPSPPPPPPSSPPPPVYSPPPPPPVYSSPPPPPSPPPPSPPPPVMSPPPPSPPPPSPPPPVMSPPPPSPPPPLPSPSPPYCIRSPPPPPPNSPPPPPPLYSPPPPAPYYYNSPPPPSPSPPPPPPHSPPPPPVYVYSSPPPPAHSPPPPTHSPPPPSPLPCIEPPPPPPSPPPCVEYSPPPPSPPPPPPVHYLPPPSPSPPPVIYNSPPPPPLVYASPPPPVHYNSPPPPSPSPPIQYSPPPIHYQSPPPPSPSPPPPPLPCEHPPPAPTQPPPIIYGSPPPPAPTQPPPIIYGSPPPPAPTYSGPLPPIFGISYASPPPPPFY